The genomic DNA AAACCACCTGGCCATCTGTCCAACCCTGCCCCCCTCGCCGAACCCCTACATGACGCTCAATAGATTCCCTCAACCCCAATCCAAATACATCGGAAGCCCACCAAACGCCGTCATCCCACCCTCTTTTTGCTCCTCTTCATACTTGAAAGGTAACACACCTTGTGACATAATAACTTCACCTCCTTGGTGATAGATTCTTGGTGCTAAAAGTATTCTATCATCCTGTTTTCACAGGGCCAAGGAGGTTTTTTTCTTTTTTTTGACGGTGGATCAAGGGGTGGAGTTTCCTCGCCTTCGGAGCACATCCCTCGCCCACATTATGGATGGGCGCACTCCTGGCGATGGTGGCCGCCGGAAGACAAACATTTCTCAGCCCTATTCAAACAGGCTGAGAAATCTCATGACATGCCGCTCGTTCAGCTCGGCAGCCAGGCCGCAATCCCTCTTCCGTATGGCCTCGACGATGGGACCGAGGTCTTCAAGGCCAGTATAGTCCTCGGGTATGGAATCGATGGAGAGATACCAGAATCTAAGGCAGACATTGTGCAGGTCTTCGATCATCTTCTTGAGCACCGGGTTTCTCGAGAGGTCTCCGAGCCTCTCATGAAACATCTGGTCGAAGCGGATTACCTCCTTCACATCCCCCCTTGTTCGCCTTTGAGTGGAAAGGTCGACGATTTCCTGGAGCGACTCGACCTCGTCGGGACTCGCCCGACGAGCCGCCAGACTGGCGGCCTTTGCCTCTACAGGCGCCCGAACCTCAAAGGTCGATCTGAGGTTGATATAATCGATGGGGGCAACAAAGATCCCCTTGCGCGGTCTTATGACCACGAGATGCTGGTAGCTCAAACGCTGGAGCACCTCGCGAAGCGGAGTCCGGCTGATGCCGAACAACTTTGCAAGCTCCCGCTCCTTGAGGGGGGTTCCGGGCCTGAGATCGGTGTATATGATCCAGTTCTTCAACGATTCATAGGCTTCCTGCTTCTGGGACACCGCCTTGCGTGCAGAGACATTCTCTTTCAAAAGGCGTGCCGGCCCCGCCTCTCCCATTCAGGCCCCCTCCCACGATACGGTAACCCCGATCACCCTTCACTCCAGCACATGGATGTTCTTCTTGCTGCACATCTCCTTGAGTATCTTCGGCCAGACCGTAACACTCACCTCTCCGAGATGTGCCTTCTTGAGCAGGAGCATATAGGTGCGGGACTGCCCTATTCCTCCGCCTATGCTCAGGGGGATCTCGTTGTTGAGGATCGCCTGGTGGTAGGGGAATTTCAGAAAGTCGAGCTGGCCGGCCATCTCCAACTGCTTCTTGAGGGTTTCGGCGTTCACACGGATCCCCATGGAGGTCAGTTCATGGCGCCGCCTAGTTACCGGATTCCAGACAAGGATATCGCCGTTGAGTCCGTGCATGGGCCTCCCGTCCGCAGACCGCGTCTCCGTGACCCAGTCGTCGTAATCCGCCGCCCGCATCTCATGGGGATAGCCGTCCTTGAGGGGCCACCCTATTCCGTAAATGAAAATCGCAGGGTACTCTTTGAGTGTCTCCGTCTCGCGCTGCTTCCTGGGGAGGTCAGGATACCGGTCGAGAATGTCCTCGGCGTGGAGGAACGTTATCTCCTCGGGCAGATTGGGGTATTTGTCTGTCTTGAGTTGCGGGTAAAGCTCCTGTACATGGGTTTCGGCACCCTTCAGAACCTTCCAGATCTTCTTCACGACCTCGGTCAGGTAGTCGAGATTGCGCTGCTCAGCGGTAATCACCTTCTCCCAGTCCCACTGGTCCACATAGACGCTGTGATCGTGATCGAGGAAGTAGTCCTTCCGCACGGCCCTCATATCCGTGCACAGGCCCTCGCCCACCCCCATGTCGAACTGCTTCAAGGCCATTCGCTTCCACTTGGTTGCGGCCTGAACTATCTGGGCGTCGATGGGATGCTTGTCGTGATCATTCGAAATGTGGAACTGGATCGGAGCCCGGGACCCATCACGGTCCAGATAGTCGTTTACACCACTCTCGGCGTCCACGATCAGGGGAACCTGCACCACCATCAGGTTGAGCTCCCTGCAGAGATTCTCCTCTATGTAAGCCTTCACCGAAAAAAGGGCTTTCATGGTCTCCTTCGGGGTGAGGATGGATGAGTAATCCCGGGGAAGAATCTTCTCCACTTCCGCATAGTCCCCAATGCCGGGTCCGGCGAGATCTGCCTTCTTGTCTGTCATTGTTCTCTGGTATACCACAGCTCCTGATTTAAGTCAAGGGTGTTTCCTTACAAGATCGATAGAATAGGCACACCTAGGATGATATTCTATTGATATTAAACCTGTCTTCCGACTACTCCCCGACATCCATTACGGCCTCAAGAAAGTTGGAAGCCTCGGTATACCAAATCCCCTCAAAAAACCCGGCAGCCCCCTCGACTCTCGCCGGGCCACTCCTGCACGGCCTCAGATCATCCCCCAAACTCCCAGGCCGCCTCGTACAGGGTCATGATGTTCTCAGGCGGGACATCGGGAAGGATATTGTGGACTTGGGCAAAAACGAATCCACCCCCGGGGGCCAGATCGTCGATTCTCTTTTTCACCTCGTCCCTGATTTCCTGCCTGCTGCCTCGGGGGAGGATCCTCTGGGTATCACATCCGCCGCCCCAGAAGACCAGGCTGTCACCGAATTCCCTCTTGAGCCTTTCGGTCTCCATGTCCGCAGCCGAAGCCTGGACAGGGTTGAGAATGTCGATTCCCGCCTCTATCAAGTCCGGAATCAACCTGTAGATCGCCCCGTCGCTGTGCATGAAGACAAAAGCCCCTGACCTCTGTTTGATGTAGGTGTACAGCCTCCTGTGATAGGGTTTGATTCTCTTCCGGTAGAGTTCAGGAGACAGGATCGGTGCGATCTGAGTCCCCAGATCGTCACTGAAGACCACCACATCCAGATACGGTCCGAGCCATCTCCAATACCTGTCGAACCTCTCGCAGTAAGCATCGACAAGCCTCTCCATGAGGGCCTCGGCAAAAGCCGGCCGCTCGAGAAGATCGAGGAGGAAGACATCCCATCCCCTCAGAATCTGGCTTGCAGCAAGGATATGGCCGGCGAAATTCCCCCCTGTCAGGAGATGGTCCGATCTTGCCCTGATCTCCTTTGCCCTCCAGGCGAGTTCCTCAAAACTGAGATCGAGATATGAGGGAAGATCGAAGGACTCGATATCCCCACGATGACGATCCAGGTCTCCCACCGTCTCGCAACCGGCCAACGGGGCGTGCACCGGCTCGAAGTACAGGCCTGCCGAGGGCATGAGAGCGGTGATCTCTCCCTGGTCGTTCAAGACCACCTGAGAACCGTCCTCCCTGGTTTGCGGGCTCCACCTCTCAGGAATCTCGCAGTCCGAACCGTCGGGTAGTTTCCACGGCTTGTAGCGTTTCGGCTCGATCATGACCGATCGGACGTCGCTTCTGACAGCGTGCAAGACCTCCTCTTCGATATCCACGATCTGCTGGTAGGGATCGAAAACCCGCGTCCTCCCCCCTTTCAAACCGAGAAAGGACTTGAACCTGTTATAGGCGATCGCCGTGATTCCGCTTGCATCAGATCCACCCAGATCGATGGGCACGCGATCCGGTTCTCTGTGGCTGAGGGTGGTAAGAACTCTCTCTCTCCGGTTCACTGATCTCACCTTTTGGATCTCTTCCCCTTCGAGGGGATCGGGAAAACCGTCACTCGGGGGTACTGCCCCTGCCGGCTACCTCACCCGAGAGACACTTCCCCAGACCGGGCCTCAAGAGGCATGCACGTCAGGCTTGTGGGCGGCCACGATATTCCGGATCGACCGGACGACCTCTTCGGATGGCACAGGCGGGCTGTGAGCCTCAAAAATCGCCCTCGCCCTCTCCCCGAGCACCGTCCTGAGGTCCTTCGATCCCTCCTGCTGCCAGGTCTCGTGGACGTTCCGGTCCAGAAACCGGGGGAACCAGAAGGTCCTCTTGAAGTTTGCCAGGGTGTGATCCTCCATCAGGAAGTTCCCTCCCGGACCGACTCTGTCCATGAGTTCCAGAGGAACCGTCTCCCCGTCGAACCGGAGGGGCCGGAGCATGTGCTTTACCATGCCGATGATCTCATCGGCGAAAAGCACAGACTCGAAGGAGGACGTCAGACCCGACTCCAGGTAGCCGCAATCATGGATGATGTTGCATCCGTTAAGGGTGGCATTGTAGATGGACATGGCATATTCGAGGCCTGCCTGGGCATCCAGCACCTTGGCATCCGAAGCCCCGGCCAGGCAGAAGAAGGGAAGCCCGTAGAAGTGGGCCATATCAGCCAAGGCAGCGTTCAGGATATTGAGTTCCGGGGCTCCATAGCTGAAAAGAGTCGTCCTCATGTCCATACAGGTCGCATCGCCGCCAAAGATGAATTTCGCTCCGGGTTTCTTCCCCTGGAATATGACCAGGCCGGAAAGGGACTCCGCAACCGTTTGAACCAGGATGCCCTCCAGGGTTGCGGGGCCGGTCGCTCCCATCATGGGACTGCCGATGTAGATAAAGGGGATCCCATGGTCACAACAGACAAGCCCCTTGCCCACCCCCATCTCCGTATGGACCAGAGGAGAGACAGGCTCGGTATAGAGAATGAGATGGGGCCGTTCCTCCAGGCGATCCAGGCCACCTGCTGCGGCTGCACCCATCTCTATGATGGTCGTCATATCGTTTCTGCCGTGTCCGGTGACGATGACGGGTTTTTTCGTATTCAGCAGCATGGCCTCGTACTGGTGAACAAAGCTTTCCCCCTGGGGTACGTCGTTGGCGATCCCGAAGGACATTACAAAGTCGATATTGGCAAGGCCGTCACAGAAACGGGCCAGCCTTCCCACATCTTGTTTTGTACAGGGCCTCCGCTCCCCTGAGTAGAGATCGATCGTCGTAGGGCAGTCAGAACCTGTCCCGTAGTAGCAGGAGTCCTCGGCGAACGTCATGGCCTTCTCCCCGTCCCGGTTGAATACCTCGATCGTTTTGGGGGCCGCCTCGATCGCCTCCATAACAAGCCCGCGGGGGATCCTCACCCGTTCGGGACGGCTCACATCACACCCGATCCTGCCGAGGATGTCCAGAGCCTCATCACAGAGGACCTTGCACCCGATCTCTTCCAGAACCCTTAGAGAATACTCGTTGACGCGATCGACCTGTTCCTTGGACAGAATCCGGTTCTTGGATCCGGGACGCTGGCTCTTATCCATAAGAGTTCTTCCTTTCCTAAAGGCTTTGTACGGAGTATCAGGACCGGTAGGACCCGTTGATCCTCACATAGTCGTAGGAGAGGTCCGAGGTGAAAACCGAGGCCCCTGCCGTTCCGAGATGGAGATCGAGGGTGACCGTGAAGGATCTCTTCCTCATCGCCTCTGTCGCCTTCTCTTCGGCCTCCTTGCCACAGCCGAGACCGTTCTGGACGATGAGCACGTCGTCCAGGAAGAGGTCCAGACTGTCCGGATCTATTGCCACCCCGGAATAGCCTGCAGCACAGAGGATCCTGCCCCAATTCATGTCCTCGCCAAAGAAAGCCGTCTTGACCAGGGGTGAATGAGCGATGCTGAACGCCACCTTCAAGGCGTCCTCTTCTTCCGGAGCTCCCCTGACCAGGATCTCAACGAACTTGGTGGCCCCCTCCCCGTCCTCCACCAGCTTCTTCGACAGCCGGTCCATTACGGCCCAGAGCTTCTCCTGGAAAAGGGCCGAAAGGGAGGAGGAGGACCGGTCGATTCGTCGATTTCCAGCCCGGCCGTTTGCAAGGACAAGCAGCGTATCATTGGTACTCGTGTCGCCGTCGACTGTCACACGGTTGAAGGTCCTTTCCGCCCCCTCTCTGGTCAAGGCCGCAAGCAACTCCTGTGAGATCGAAACGTCGCTCACGATGAATGAAAGCATTGTGGCCATCCGGGGGTGGATCATACCGACCCCTTTGGCCACGCCGCAGATGTGGATCTCACCCCCGTCGATGGCGAGGGTTTCACGGTCTATCTTCGGCCGGGTATCTGTCGTCATCATAGCCTCGGCCAGCATCTTCACCCCATGAGGCGCCAGTTCCTGGACCAGCTTGGGGAGTTTCTTGACGACTCGGTCCATGGGCAGCGGCTGGCCGATCACGCCGGTTGACGCCACAAGAACCAGATCGCGGGAAATACCCAACTCGTCCGCCACAAGATCCGCAAGAAGCCGTGCATTCTCGCGTCCCTTCTTCCCTGTACAGGCATTGGCATTCCCGCTGTTCACCAGGATGGCCTGGCACCTCCCCTGCCGGATTCTCTCCATGTCCAACAGGACCGGAGCAGCCTTGACCCGATTGGTCGTGAAAACCCCGGCGGCAGTCGAGACCGTATCCGAGTGAATGAGGCCGAGATCCCTGGCCCCATTCTTCTTGATCCCGCCAGAGATCCCGCTGAACTGGAATCCAGGCACCAGAAACAGATCCTCTCTCTCCTCCGTCATAGTTCCTCACCCACTATGCATTACGGCCGCAGCACTTCTTGTACTTCTTCCCGCTCCCGCAAGGACAAGGCTCATTCCGTCCAATCTTCCGCCCCTGCCGCCTCACGGTTTCAACGGTTCTTCCGCCTC from Deltaproteobacteria bacterium includes the following:
- the argJ gene encoding bifunctional glutamate N-acetyltransferase/amino-acid acetyltransferase ArgJ produces the protein MTEEREDLFLVPGFQFSGISGGIKKNGARDLGLIHSDTVSTAAGVFTTNRVKAAPVLLDMERIRQGRCQAILVNSGNANACTGKKGRENARLLADLVADELGISRDLVLVASTGVIGQPLPMDRVVKKLPKLVQELAPHGVKMLAEAMMTTDTRPKIDRETLAIDGGEIHICGVAKGVGMIHPRMATMLSFIVSDVSISQELLAALTREGAERTFNRVTVDGDTSTNDTLLVLANGRAGNRRIDRSSSSLSALFQEKLWAVMDRLSKKLVEDGEGATKFVEILVRGAPEEEDALKVAFSIAHSPLVKTAFFGEDMNWGRILCAAGYSGVAIDPDSLDLFLDDVLIVQNGLGCGKEAEEKATEAMRKRSFTVTLDLHLGTAGASVFTSDLSYDYVRINGSYRS
- a CDS encoding aspartate--ammonia ligase; amino-acid sequence: MTDKKADLAGPGIGDYAEVEKILPRDYSSILTPKETMKALFSVKAYIEENLCRELNLMVVQVPLIVDAESGVNDYLDRDGSRAPIQFHISNDHDKHPIDAQIVQAATKWKRMALKQFDMGVGEGLCTDMRAVRKDYFLDHDHSVYVDQWDWEKVITAEQRNLDYLTEVVKKIWKVLKGAETHVQELYPQLKTDKYPNLPEEITFLHAEDILDRYPDLPRKQRETETLKEYPAIFIYGIGWPLKDGYPHEMRAADYDDWVTETRSADGRPMHGLNGDILVWNPVTRRRHELTSMGIRVNAETLKKQLEMAGQLDFLKFPYHQAILNNEIPLSIGGGIGQSRTYMLLLKKAHLGEVSVTVWPKILKEMCSKKNIHVLE
- a CDS encoding methyltransferase; this encodes MRSVNRRERVLTTLSHREPDRVPIDLGGSDASGITAIAYNRFKSFLGLKGGRTRVFDPYQQIVDIEEEVLHAVRSDVRSVMIEPKRYKPWKLPDGSDCEIPERWSPQTREDGSQVVLNDQGEITALMPSAGLYFEPVHAPLAGCETVGDLDRHRGDIESFDLPSYLDLSFEELAWRAKEIRARSDHLLTGGNFAGHILAASQILRGWDVFLLDLLERPAFAEALMERLVDAYCERFDRYWRWLGPYLDVVVFSDDLGTQIAPILSPELYRKRIKPYHRRLYTYIKQRSGAFVFMHSDGAIYRLIPDLIEAGIDILNPVQASAADMETERLKREFGDSLVFWGGGCDTQRILPRGSRQEIRDEVKKRIDDLAPGGGFVFAQVHNILPDVPPENIMTLYEAAWEFGG
- a CDS encoding trimethylamine methyltransferase family protein — encoded protein: MDKSQRPGSKNRILSKEQVDRVNEYSLRVLEEIGCKVLCDEALDILGRIGCDVSRPERVRIPRGLVMEAIEAAPKTIEVFNRDGEKAMTFAEDSCYYGTGSDCPTTIDLYSGERRPCTKQDVGRLARFCDGLANIDFVMSFGIANDVPQGESFVHQYEAMLLNTKKPVIVTGHGRNDMTTIIEMGAAAAGGLDRLEERPHLILYTEPVSPLVHTEMGVGKGLVCCDHGIPFIYIGSPMMGATGPATLEGILVQTVAESLSGLVIFQGKKPGAKFIFGGDATCMDMRTTLFSYGAPELNILNAALADMAHFYGLPFFCLAGASDAKVLDAQAGLEYAMSIYNATLNGCNIIHDCGYLESGLTSSFESVLFADEIIGMVKHMLRPLRFDGETVPLELMDRVGPGGNFLMEDHTLANFKRTFWFPRFLDRNVHETWQQEGSKDLRTVLGERARAIFEAHSPPVPSEEVVRSIRNIVAAHKPDVHAS
- a CDS encoding GntR family transcriptional regulator, producing the protein MGEAGPARLLKENVSARKAVSQKQEAYESLKNWIIYTDLRPGTPLKERELAKLFGISRTPLREVLQRLSYQHLVVIRPRKGIFVAPIDYINLRSTFEVRAPVEAKAASLAARRASPDEVESLQEIVDLSTQRRTRGDVKEVIRFDQMFHERLGDLSRNPVLKKMIEDLHNVCLRFWYLSIDSIPEDYTGLEDLGPIVEAIRKRDCGLAAELNERHVMRFLSLFE